A window of the Bacteriovorax sp. PP10 genome harbors these coding sequences:
- a CDS encoding phage holin family protein, producing MLYILLVWILSALALLITSKLVKGFEIKDFKAALIASLVIGLLNAVLRPILLFLTLPINILTLGLFTFVVNAIVLRLAAGMMSSFKIADWMTAIIGAFVLVIVQILMNIFVTF from the coding sequence ATGCTTTATATTCTTCTTGTCTGGATTTTGTCTGCTCTCGCTTTACTCATTACATCTAAGCTTGTTAAAGGATTTGAAATCAAAGATTTCAAAGCGGCCTTGATAGCGAGTTTAGTGATCGGATTGTTAAACGCTGTTCTTCGTCCTATTCTGTTATTTCTTACTCTTCCGATCAATATCCTAACTTTAGGACTCTTCACTTTCGTAGTGAATGCCATCGTTTTAAGATTAGCGGCCGGAATGATGTCGAGTTTTAAGATCGCCGATTGGATGACTGCTATTATCGGAGCATTTGTTCTTGTAATCGTTCAGATCCTGATGAACATATTCGTCACTTTCTAG
- a CDS encoding glyoxalase superfamily protein: MSRSSIESLKIRAKLLQKSKKKSGKEIQLKDALQIVAKARGFESWRELNANFEETDLFNPAHWSAQWKVWYNTVDEARTNLKASEFLLPYHKQFFICDVHYIQALGISPEDSDLNAIGNDWTIPQNKNAWERVVQKIREAQKTK; this comes from the coding sequence ATGTCACGTTCTAGTATCGAATCGTTAAAAATCAGGGCCAAGCTTCTGCAGAAGTCCAAAAAGAAATCCGGAAAAGAAATTCAATTAAAAGATGCGCTTCAAATTGTGGCGAAGGCAAGAGGCTTTGAATCATGGCGAGAGCTCAATGCGAATTTCGAGGAAACCGATTTATTTAATCCAGCTCATTGGAGCGCACAGTGGAAAGTCTGGTACAACACTGTTGATGAAGCTCGCACCAATTTAAAAGCGTCAGAGTTTCTTCTGCCTTATCACAAACAATTTTTTATCTGTGATGTTCACTACATTCAAGCTTTGGGAATTTCACCAGAGGATAGTGACTTAAACGCGATAGGAAATGACTGGACAATTCCACAGAATAAAAACGCGTGGGAAAGAGTTGTGCAGAAAATTCGTGAAGCTCAAAAGACAAAGTAA
- a CDS encoding TIGR02147 family protein → MTVNIYTYSNYREYLKDFYSFKKQEKDGFTYARFSEAAKLGSPNYFKLIADGEKNLTSANIIKFTAALKLSDLESDYFEALVNFNQAKDFMEKEYYQKRLERIKGMTSGNFSSQKNLEEAEFESISNWTYHAVMILTNLADFRESPKWIAAKLYGLVTEDEAASILDRLMTLGLLKYDENGKVVQSFKQLKTNPELKKIGARLFYEGMFKRAIESFRLNKPDERELGAYMVGISEDQLPEIRRRVREFLAEINTLALENPKPERVYSFMFAGIPLSSNEEVKGDRPWH, encoded by the coding sequence ATGACTGTTAATATTTATACTTACAGTAATTACAGGGAATATCTTAAAGACTTTTATAGCTTTAAGAAGCAGGAAAAAGATGGATTTACCTATGCACGCTTTTCTGAAGCGGCAAAATTAGGTTCTCCAAATTATTTTAAACTAATTGCCGATGGTGAGAAAAATCTTACCTCGGCAAATATCATAAAGTTTACTGCGGCCTTGAAATTATCCGACTTAGAAAGTGATTACTTTGAAGCGCTGGTTAATTTTAATCAAGCAAAAGACTTTATGGAAAAAGAGTATTACCAAAAAAGGCTTGAGCGAATTAAGGGAATGACCAGCGGTAATTTTTCCAGCCAAAAAAATCTGGAAGAAGCTGAGTTTGAGAGTATCAGTAACTGGACTTACCATGCAGTCATGATTCTAACGAACCTAGCTGACTTCAGAGAAAGTCCAAAGTGGATTGCGGCTAAATTGTATGGGCTTGTGACAGAAGATGAAGCGGCCTCAATATTAGACCGTCTGATGACTTTGGGACTTTTGAAATACGATGAAAATGGAAAAGTTGTTCAAAGCTTTAAACAGTTAAAAACAAATCCTGAATTGAAGAAAATTGGGGCACGTCTTTTTTATGAAGGAATGTTCAAAAGAGCGATTGAGTCTTTTCGCCTGAATAAACCAGATGAGCGCGAACTTGGAGCTTACATGGTTGGGATTTCAGAAGATCAATTACCGGAAATAAGAAGACGCGTGCGCGAATTTCTTGCGGAGATAAACACTCTCGCATTGGAAAATCCAAAACCTGAAAGAGTTTACTCTTTTATGTTTGCTGGAATTCCATTGAGCTCAAACGAAGAAGTAAAAGGGGACAGACCATGGCATTAA
- a CDS encoding S41 family peptidase, with translation MKTQSIALILLMSLAGCGMKESTPSKETSIVAGNFVSNITEDCKSENCLGLRKEFDLVVYTGKKIYCYWDLKKAATQNDFDSIAKNLKATITDTTTVYEYYLVLQKWAGSLQDGHVNVMWGDDLTDLESYKVPLRLELLAPGTDHESLIISKTAVATKKLPVGAIVTKINGQDAIERINELEKYMSGSTSRMRRRGAANMLFSMMKTRDEERSSVKMEYTFKGQTLTTELPRNITLPVKATAATAESKIDYSTLMQAQILPNNIGYLKVDSFSGADMATLLTRTMKLLSHTKALIIDVRENGGGNQSGSSILGWLTTTPIIRYHANIRISDLLLADRGYVLLDAEYNEGDEFTPFAPVTVFPQESAYKGKVYALTSAFCFSACDTFVSALKENKLATIVGEGTGGGTGTPHVFELPFSGLNFRYSVAQGLTAVSKTFLEGVGTLPDITIEPTLEERMAGEDQQLLKTINIAAEKTNEASIDMNDLKDSGIKSRAPVADSYSIIDYDNEIKQSMN, from the coding sequence ATGAAAACACAAAGTATCGCTCTTATTCTTCTTATGTCACTTGCTGGTTGCGGGATGAAAGAATCAACACCTTCAAAAGAGACATCAATAGTTGCTGGAAATTTTGTAAGTAACATAACTGAAGACTGTAAGTCAGAGAACTGCCTTGGTCTTCGTAAAGAATTTGATTTAGTTGTTTATACTGGTAAGAAAATTTATTGCTACTGGGATTTAAAAAAAGCAGCAACTCAAAATGACTTCGATAGTATCGCTAAAAATTTAAAAGCGACGATCACTGACACTACTACAGTTTATGAATACTATCTTGTTCTTCAAAAGTGGGCAGGAAGTCTTCAAGACGGTCACGTAAACGTTATGTGGGGCGATGATCTAACAGATCTTGAAAGTTATAAAGTTCCCTTGAGACTAGAGCTTCTTGCTCCAGGAACTGATCACGAGTCTCTTATTATTTCTAAAACTGCTGTAGCGACAAAGAAGCTTCCAGTAGGTGCAATCGTTACAAAAATTAACGGCCAGGATGCAATTGAGAGAATCAATGAACTGGAAAAATACATGAGTGGAAGTACGTCTCGAATGAGAAGACGTGGTGCTGCCAACATGCTTTTTAGTATGATGAAGACAAGAGATGAAGAGCGCTCGTCAGTAAAGATGGAATACACATTTAAAGGACAAACTTTAACTACTGAGCTTCCAAGAAATATTACATTGCCGGTTAAAGCAACGGCTGCGACTGCTGAATCTAAAATTGACTACTCTACGCTTATGCAGGCACAAATTCTTCCGAACAATATCGGATACCTTAAAGTTGACAGCTTTTCAGGTGCAGACATGGCCACACTACTGACTCGCACAATGAAACTTCTTTCTCATACGAAAGCTCTTATCATAGACGTAAGAGAGAATGGCGGAGGAAATCAAAGTGGAAGCAGTATCCTTGGATGGTTAACAACAACACCAATCATTCGCTACCATGCAAACATAAGAATCAGCGATCTTCTTCTTGCCGACAGAGGATATGTTCTATTGGATGCTGAATACAACGAAGGTGATGAATTCACACCATTTGCTCCAGTAACTGTCTTTCCTCAAGAATCAGCTTACAAAGGTAAAGTTTACGCTTTAACTTCAGCGTTCTGCTTTAGTGCGTGTGATACTTTTGTTTCCGCTTTAAAAGAAAACAAGCTAGCTACAATTGTAGGTGAAGGAACTGGTGGCGGTACAGGAACTCCGCATGTTTTCGAACTTCCATTTTCTGGATTAAATTTTAGATACTCTGTTGCTCAAGGCCTAACTGCCGTTAGCAAAACATTCTTAGAAGGTGTGGGAACACTTCCTGATATTACAATCGAGCCTACACTTGAAGAGAGAATGGCCGGAGAAGATCAACAGCTATTAAAAACGATTAACATTGCTGCTGAAAAAACTAACGAAGCCTCTATTGATATGAATGATCTGAAAGACTCTGGAATTAAGTCTAGAGCTCCAGTAGCTGATTCGTACTCGATAATTGATTATGATAATGAAATAAAACAATCAATGAATTAA
- the sugE gene encoding quaternary ammonium compound efflux SMR transporter SugE, whose product MSTTVSWIFLVIAGLLEICWAIGLKYTEGFTKLIPSIFTLITLALSMFMLAKAAQIIPIGTAYGIWVGIGALGAAILGIILFQESASPSRIFFLILLLVAIIGLKLTSK is encoded by the coding sequence ATGTCTACGACTGTGTCTTGGATTTTTCTTGTCATCGCTGGTCTTCTTGAAATCTGTTGGGCCATTGGCCTGAAATACACAGAAGGTTTCACAAAACTTATCCCTAGCATTTTTACCCTTATCACTCTTGCTTTAAGCATGTTCATGCTCGCAAAAGCAGCGCAGATAATACCTATTGGAACTGCTTATGGAATTTGGGTTGGAATTGGAGCACTTGGAGCTGCTATACTGGGAATAATTTTGTTTCAGGAATCAGCATCTCCATCACGAATTTTCTTTCTAATACTATTGCTTGTAGCGATTATTGGATTGAAGTTAACATCAAAATAA
- a CDS encoding aspartate kinase has translation MELIVQKFGGATLSDLGKIKLVANRIHELKQTQKNIIVIVSAMGKTTDSLIWQSYDLSQHPDPRELGVLLSTGEIISASLLAIALNNLGCPAISFNGAQAGIITDENHLNATIQFIESVRIEDSLQSGKVVILAGFQGVGTSGDVTTLGRGGSDTTALAIAAHLQAERCEILKDFPAIYSADPQLIKEAEPITNLSYDQLLDMTFWGAKVLQYRSVEIAKKYNVPLYVGPAHTNQIGTIVEDTKMIEDAKVMCLNSHAHVLRVHSSLETLSESIEWLKSFLKTKNIPFPQLLHTERAEGGIDLFMTAPVESLGPIASELGNQSYLNESLCSVTATCQGSTKPELLEKMIDMLETKGIKIIYMIVSAMSVTIFIKPVYRMQAIETLHQLIRVPKIF, from the coding sequence ATGGAACTGATCGTTCAAAAGTTTGGAGGGGCAACTCTCTCCGACCTTGGTAAAATTAAACTTGTCGCTAATCGAATTCACGAATTAAAACAAACTCAAAAAAATATCATTGTTATTGTAAGTGCAATGGGAAAAACAACGGATTCCCTTATCTGGCAATCATATGATCTCTCTCAGCATCCTGATCCAAGAGAGCTTGGAGTTCTTCTTAGCACTGGAGAGATTATTTCTGCCTCTCTTCTTGCTATCGCACTTAATAATCTGGGTTGTCCCGCTATAAGCTTTAACGGTGCACAGGCAGGAATCATCACTGATGAAAACCATTTGAACGCGACTATCCAGTTTATTGAAAGCGTGCGCATTGAAGACTCACTTCAAAGTGGAAAAGTTGTTATCTTGGCAGGCTTTCAAGGAGTCGGAACAAGTGGTGATGTAACAACCTTAGGGAGAGGTGGATCTGATACCACAGCACTCGCCATCGCTGCCCATCTTCAAGCAGAACGATGTGAAATACTAAAAGACTTTCCAGCGATCTATTCTGCAGACCCTCAGCTTATTAAAGAAGCAGAACCTATAACCAATTTAAGTTATGACCAGCTACTAGATATGACATTTTGGGGGGCCAAAGTTTTACAATACCGCTCGGTAGAAATTGCTAAAAAGTATAATGTCCCACTTTACGTAGGACCTGCTCATACAAATCAAATCGGTACAATAGTGGAGGATACAAAAATGATCGAAGATGCTAAAGTTATGTGCCTTAATTCTCATGCACATGTTTTAAGAGTTCACTCATCGCTTGAAACCTTATCTGAATCTATTGAATGGCTAAAAAGTTTTTTGAAAACCAAGAATATTCCTTTTCCTCAATTACTTCACACCGAAAGGGCCGAAGGTGGAATTGATTTATTCATGACTGCACCAGTTGAAAGCCTTGGCCCAATTGCCAGTGAATTAGGAAATCAATCTTATCTCAATGAAAGCCTTTGCTCTGTAACAGCGACTTGTCAGGGGTCAACAAAGCCTGAGCTTTTGGAAAAGATGATTGATATGTTGGAGACGAAAGGAATCAAAATTATTTACATGATTGTCAGTGCTATGAGTGTGACTATTTTTATCAAACCAGTATATCGTATGCAGGCCATTGAAACGTTACATCAGTTAATTAGAGTACCTAAAATTTTTTAG
- a CDS encoding DNA helicase, with protein MKLSAPIHVLKAEAQLLKKEKSITNTEALDLIAKREGFDSWSLLQSKKDDMFPKSYNEILGFFNPGDIVLIGARPSKGKTSFTIGLFVQAIQKKAAKNFCFSLSEVHKDIAKRMAVYDESLGENNAYFELDYSNDISADYIIEKTKKSISKGSLIVIDYLQLLDEKRSNPPLQVQVEKLKLYAKEKECVVVFISQLDRELENRADKKPTMGDIRLPNPLELKFFNKIMFLHKEDDKSSVADVLFYRPKEFSFKVGWDSSSSKLYSI; from the coding sequence ATGAAATTGTCAGCACCCATTCATGTCCTAAAAGCAGAAGCTCAGCTTCTAAAAAAAGAAAAATCAATTACCAACACCGAAGCCCTGGATCTCATTGCAAAGAGAGAAGGTTTTGATTCGTGGTCATTACTTCAGTCTAAAAAAGATGACATGTTTCCCAAGTCATATAATGAAATCCTGGGGTTTTTTAATCCAGGAGATATCGTTCTTATTGGAGCGAGACCTTCCAAAGGAAAAACTTCTTTTACTATTGGATTATTTGTTCAAGCTATTCAAAAGAAGGCCGCGAAAAACTTTTGCTTTTCATTATCGGAAGTCCATAAGGATATTGCTAAAAGAATGGCCGTTTATGATGAATCGTTAGGCGAGAACAATGCCTACTTTGAATTAGATTATTCAAACGATATCAGTGCTGATTACATTATTGAGAAAACAAAAAAATCTATCTCTAAAGGATCACTCATCGTTATTGATTATCTTCAACTGCTTGATGAAAAAAGATCTAATCCGCCATTGCAAGTTCAAGTTGAAAAATTAAAACTTTATGCAAAAGAAAAAGAATGCGTAGTAGTTTTTATTTCTCAGCTAGACAGAGAGCTGGAAAATAGAGCAGATAAAAAACCTACGATGGGTGATATCAGATTACCTAATCCTTTGGAGCTTAAGTTTTTTAATAAAATTATGTTCCTTCATAAAGAAGATGATAAATCATCAGTTGCTGATGTTCTTTTCTATCGTCCTAAGGAATTTAGTTTCAAGGTTGGATGGGATTCTTCTTCTTCGAAGTTATATTCGATATAA
- a CDS encoding MFS transporter, whose amino-acid sequence MGQDTDSVGWGQFLKGKNKYSSIALAGGVGLHAIDVYITISILPTIVKDIGGIQYYSLNTVLYIVASILGSALSSKLLAKSSPKKAFNTALLFFGTGSLLCCLAPSMIIMLIGRTIQGFGGGLLFALAYAMIRLLFEPKLWPRAMALISAMWGVATLTGPAIGGLFAEFGVWRAAFGSVVVLTVLYSFLTNIVLKKFDQENTSGVSSKIPFVRLILLVLSVLTVSISSLDENPTKNILGILICALLFGTLAFLERGPSASRVLPTNSFKLGSPIFTIYAAMAFLVIGMQSEVFIPLFLQKIHLQTPFASGYIAALMAAGWSIASMFFSGLTKKEDISRIVLASPLIMLFGSITLSYFLPHATSSLIFIGAGLLFLGFGIGMGYPYLVTRLFMAIPEEEKELASASVTTSQLFFTSLGAALAGAIVNFNGISHAQTIEEYSYISKTLLFGFCLFPIVAIFFNYIVSKRINNEPV is encoded by the coding sequence ATGGGCCAGGATACAGATTCAGTTGGTTGGGGACAGTTCCTCAAAGGTAAAAATAAATATAGCTCCATTGCTCTAGCTGGAGGTGTCGGTCTTCATGCTATTGATGTCTACATCACGATCTCAATTCTCCCTACCATCGTTAAAGACATTGGCGGAATTCAGTACTACTCACTCAACACGGTTCTTTATATCGTGGCCTCTATTTTAGGTTCAGCACTCTCATCTAAACTCCTGGCAAAATCTTCACCTAAAAAAGCATTTAACACTGCCCTACTATTTTTCGGAACAGGTTCACTACTTTGTTGTCTTGCTCCTTCTATGATCATCATGCTTATTGGAAGAACCATTCAAGGTTTTGGTGGAGGACTTCTTTTTGCTTTAGCGTATGCAATGATCCGATTACTTTTTGAACCTAAATTATGGCCGAGGGCCATGGCACTTATTTCAGCCATGTGGGGAGTGGCCACACTGACAGGTCCTGCAATTGGAGGATTATTTGCTGAGTTCGGTGTGTGGAGAGCTGCTTTTGGATCGGTTGTTGTCCTAACTGTTCTTTATTCTTTTTTAACGAATATTGTTTTGAAAAAATTTGATCAGGAAAATACTTCAGGAGTCTCTTCTAAAATTCCTTTTGTAAGACTTATACTTCTAGTGCTTTCTGTTTTAACAGTTTCAATCAGCAGTCTTGATGAAAATCCTACAAAAAACATTTTAGGAATTTTAATCTGTGCTCTACTTTTTGGAACTTTGGCCTTTCTAGAACGAGGGCCCTCAGCTTCAAGAGTACTGCCTACAAACTCTTTTAAACTAGGTTCACCAATTTTTACTATCTACGCAGCCATGGCATTTCTTGTTATTGGGATGCAGTCTGAAGTTTTTATTCCACTCTTCCTGCAAAAAATTCACCTTCAGACACCTTTTGCTTCTGGATATATTGCTGCCCTAATGGCCGCTGGCTGGTCAATCGCTTCCATGTTCTTTTCCGGACTCACTAAGAAAGAAGACATCAGTCGCATTGTCCTAGCAAGTCCACTGATTATGCTTTTTGGCTCTATAACTCTAAGTTATTTTCTGCCTCATGCGACTTCATCACTGATCTTTATCGGTGCTGGGTTGCTATTTTTAGGATTTGGAATCGGAATGGGATATCCCTATCTGGTTACAAGATTATTTATGGCCATTCCCGAAGAAGAAAAAGAGCTGGCCTCAGCAAGTGTGACGACATCACAATTATTTTTTACTTCTTTAGGTGCGGCATTGGCCGGAGCGATTGTAAATTTTAATGGGATTTCTCATGCTCAGACAATTGAAGAGTATTCTTATATTTCAAAGACACTTCTGTTTGGATTTTGTCTATTTCCGATAGTGGCAATCTTTTTTAACTATATCGTTTCGAAAAGAATAAATAACGAACCTGTTTAA
- a CDS encoding helix-turn-helix transcriptional regulator — MIENEKSESRILLLLKTEGAQSIEDISKILLISKEAVRLQMLKLGAKGEIQSELVKNKVGRPTKRWVLTDKAYRFFHDAHAELTVQMISTIKEELGEDVMEKLIFSREKSTKQRYEVELKKAKSLKDKIKRLAELRSIDGYMASFEKVPGGYLLSENHCPICFAASACQGFCRSELELFKDLLGEGFTIERQSHILAGAKSCVYKITEA; from the coding sequence ATGATAGAAAACGAAAAATCAGAATCACGAATTCTACTGCTTTTAAAAACAGAGGGTGCTCAATCAATTGAAGACATCTCAAAAATTCTTTTAATTAGTAAAGAAGCCGTCCGCCTTCAAATGTTAAAGTTGGGAGCGAAGGGCGAGATTCAATCAGAGCTTGTAAAAAATAAAGTAGGGCGACCTACAAAGAGATGGGTGTTAACTGATAAGGCCTATCGCTTTTTTCACGATGCCCATGCTGAACTGACTGTTCAAATGATCTCAACGATTAAAGAAGAGTTAGGAGAAGATGTTATGGAGAAATTAATTTTCTCCAGAGAGAAATCGACTAAACAAAGATATGAAGTTGAACTAAAAAAAGCCAAATCACTTAAAGATAAAATTAAAAGACTGGCGGAACTCAGAAGCATTGATGGTTATATGGCCTCTTTCGAAAAAGTTCCAGGTGGATATCTGCTTTCAGAAAATCATTGTCCCATTTGTTTTGCTGCCTCTGCATGTCAGGGGTTTTGTCGTTCTGAACTTGAATTGTTTAAAGATCTTTTGGGTGAAGGATTCACTATCGAGCGACAATCACATATTCTGGCGGGAGCGAAGTCTTGTGTTTACAAGATTACAGAAGCGTAG
- a CDS encoding glycoside hydrolase family 25 protein, with protein MKHVRSRNYFLILFILVNFFSSSDLYALGSKRPTTPTTPPVVTPPVVTPPVVTPPVVTPPVVKPPTTGNTSSFLSPWNKSNTSIVIDAYEGNSIDWNKMATDTKVAAVIHRSSIGTKVDSQYIARKKIALERGYLWGAYHLGRPGNTIAQADLFLSLIKDEPNTLMILDLEDTSSGSFMSINEAVVFMDYVYEKTGRIPVVYANHSVTQTLNSKVKGNPLFQQSKLWYARFKSSVTDFPTGIWSNYFLWQFSSEINCSTTGSCLYNVPGTKADMDVNVFYGTATELAAQWNNH; from the coding sequence ATGAAGCATGTACGCTCACGTAATTATTTTCTAATTTTATTTATTCTAGTAAATTTTTTTAGCTCTTCTGATCTGTATGCACTCGGATCAAAAAGGCCGACTACACCGACAACTCCTCCAGTTGTCACTCCTCCAGTCGTAACTCCTCCGGTTGTTACACCTCCAGTGGTTACTCCACCCGTTGTTAAACCTCCAACAACAGGGAACACATCCTCATTCTTGAGTCCGTGGAATAAGAGTAATACTTCGATTGTTATCGATGCCTACGAAGGTAACTCTATTGACTGGAATAAAATGGCAACTGATACAAAGGTCGCTGCAGTTATCCATAGATCAAGTATTGGAACAAAAGTAGATAGTCAGTATATCGCCCGTAAAAAGATTGCACTTGAGCGCGGTTACCTATGGGGAGCTTATCACTTAGGAAGACCAGGTAATACAATTGCTCAGGCCGATCTTTTTCTTTCGTTAATTAAAGATGAACCAAACACATTAATGATTCTTGATTTAGAAGATACGAGCTCTGGAAGTTTTATGAGTATTAATGAAGCAGTCGTTTTCATGGACTACGTTTATGAAAAAACCGGCCGCATCCCGGTGGTCTATGCTAACCACTCTGTAACTCAGACCCTTAATTCAAAAGTTAAAGGCAATCCTCTATTCCAACAATCAAAACTTTGGTACGCGAGATTTAAATCAAGCGTGACGGATTTCCCTACTGGAATCTGGTCAAATTATTTCTTATGGCAATTCTCAAGTGAGATCAATTGCTCAACGACTGGATCATGCTTATATAATGTCCCAGGAACAAAAGCAGATATGGATGTAAACGTTTTCTACGGTACTGCAACAGAACTTGCAGCTCAGTGGAACAATCACTAA
- a CDS encoding transporter substrate-binding domain-containing protein yields the protein MKKIISIFIFAIFSLSIFSAENKVIISVPDKWSSGLGFMKDLLKESYNDIGYEVIFSDLPLARSMTELINGRLDGELARSKDVAQKYNLVIVNPPYFTLKGYAYYLKGKFKKAPTIEEIKRGRISYIRGSFATEKFFIDAKSPILVNNEKQLLSLLNKDRVDFVSPVTSNFATGQNNLGKVLLFEISVHHILSIKNIELAKKLGPALKKNMTKKKYDHLHEQITKLVLEQSE from the coding sequence ATGAAGAAAATTATCAGTATTTTTATTTTTGCTATATTTTCTTTAAGTATTTTCTCAGCAGAAAATAAAGTCATCATTAGTGTTCCTGACAAATGGTCAAGTGGCCTTGGCTTCATGAAAGACTTATTAAAAGAATCTTATAATGACATCGGGTATGAAGTGATTTTTAGCGACTTGCCTCTCGCTCGCAGTATGACGGAATTAATTAATGGCAGACTTGATGGTGAACTTGCAAGGTCAAAAGATGTTGCGCAAAAATATAATCTTGTAATCGTAAATCCTCCCTATTTTACCTTAAAGGGTTATGCCTACTATTTGAAAGGAAAATTTAAAAAAGCTCCTACTATTGAGGAAATTAAAAGAGGAAGAATCAGTTACATACGTGGTTCTTTTGCCACAGAGAAATTTTTCATCGACGCTAAATCCCCAATCCTCGTTAATAATGAAAAACAGCTTCTCTCTCTTTTAAATAAAGATAGAGTTGATTTTGTGAGTCCGGTCACCTCTAACTTTGCAACCGGACAAAATAATTTGGGAAAAGTACTGCTATTTGAGATATCTGTTCATCATATTCTATCCATTAAGAATATAGAGTTAGCAAAAAAGCTTGGGCCTGCTTTGAAAAAGAACATGACCAAGAAAAAGTATGACCATCTTCATGAGCAGATTACGAAATTGGTTCTCGAACAGTCTGAATAA